GTTACTAATGATATTACCAAGTCCATGATGATCTGATGAAGGTTTCTGATAATTGATGAGGTCCCTAATAATCTGAAATGATTGATGGTGATTCAATAAAGGTTTCTGATGATTTGATGGTCCCTGTTGATCTGGTATCCTGATGAAGATCCCTGATGATCCTGTGAAGGTTTCTAAAGATGTGATGAGATCCATGATCATGTAATAAAGGGCCCTGATTGTCTGATGAAGGTCCCCAATAATGTTTCTAATGATCCAAGGAAGGTTTCTGAGAATCTGTTGAGGTTTTTTATGGCCTTGAGTTTTGACCTCACTCAGGTTTAATGTCTTTTGTTCTTACTTGTTACAGGTAAAGAGGAGGTGCCATGTTggcctcctccatctcctcatcAGTCGTCCTCCTTGTCCTCCTTGtcctcctccccccttcctCCCACCCGGCGGATCCCTCCATGCTGTGGGTTAAGCTGGAGGGCTCCCCTCTATCTCACCTCTTGATGGACCCAGGGACAGGGCACCTGTATGTGGGCGGAGTTGACCATCTGTACCAGCTGACATCTGACCTGGAGATGATATCACACGTGAAGACCGGCCCTTACCTAGACTCCCCGGACTGCCTCCCCCCGATTGTTCCTCAGGAATGTCACTCAGCCACATCCACTCACAACCATAATAAGTTGCTGCTGATGGAGGCAGGGCAGGGGGCGGAACCCGGGAACCTGATTGTCTGTGGTTCACTCTTTCAAGGAATCTGTGACAAAAGGTAATTCATAATTTTCATAATGGGATTCTAAGGAACTGATGATGAAGTGCAGGAGGTAAAATTCTTATTTACTTTTGGAAACAGTATTTTGTTGAACTGTTTGCAGCTCCTGACAGAATCATCAACCGTTCCTTAACCAGAGTAAAATCTATCCTAAATCAGACTGGTAGCTTATAAACAAGTACCTACACAACAacttccaaacaaaaaaatttattcTCATGAAATATTAAATCAGATTGTGGTTAGGCATGAAAGCAAACATGATAGAACTCCAGCCTCTTCATTGGTCTTCATCATGTGAGTTTCAGTTTATGTATGAAGCACCAAAGTGACTGTCACACTTCACATTTAGGAGGAACAGTGAGGCTTTAGCCTGGGTCATAGATCAGAGGACCATATCTTCACCCTTGCAGAGTTGTAGAGGGATCTTTGGAGTTTCCACTTGTGGTTTGTGGATTTGAAGAAGGCGATTGATTGTATTTTACAAGACATTTTGTGGAGGATGCCAGGGTCACTATCCAGTCTCTGTAGAAACGTTCCGGTATGGGCTTGAATGAGAAccactgctcctcctcatcaaaatAATTGGAGGCTTTTCAGGCACATCCCACTAGGAGGAGACCCCGGGCAAACCCAGAACTCTCTGTAGGAAATATAGCTCCTCTTTGTCCTGAGAACAACTTGGGATCCTGCAGGATGGGCTGGAGAGTTTCTCTGGAGAGACACTCTTCACTCTGAGCCGGTAAAAGAGCCACTGTGACCTCAGGAAGTAAATGTGACCTTTTATGAGCTAATCACCTGATAGTTCTTATCTCGtacaaatgattattttagctttgaTGTAGGGCTGAAACCTGCCTCAGAGAGTTCAGTCCTGAGCTTCTGTGTCAGTGCTTCCTGACTGACACTTCCTTTGGTTTATCAGCACAATACAAATATTAGTCTTAAAGACAACAATgaatgctgctgcttttaacctGGTGATGTGAGattcatttaaaagtttgaacACTCATCATGTCTTATAGTTTCATGTCCTGATTTCTTTGAAGGAGTCTGTCCAACATCTCTCAGATCATCTATCGGACCTCCAACCCTGTCGACACTCAGTACGTTGCTGCCAACGACCCCCGAGTCTCCACTGTCGGGCTGGTAATAACCACAaggagcaaacaggaaggaggTGGTGCTGGCAGCACGCTGCGTTTGATGCTGGTTGGTCGAGGCTATACCAGCAAAGGTCCTGGAGACATCCCGCCAATCACAACACGACGTCTCTACCCAGTGACTCCGCCCCGCAGAGCCTTCtcgcaggaggaggagcttgGGAAACTAGTTGTAGGAAGTTACTCTGAGTACAACAACCACTTTGTCAAGGCTGTTGCCCACGGCGACCacatttacttcctgttctccCGGCGGGACATGTGGCACAAGAAGGAGTACCGGACATATGCCTCCAGGCTCTGCACCTCCGACCGCAGCTTCTACTCCTACATGGAGGTGCCGCTGCTCTGCAGTGGCGGCTATAACCTGGCGCAGGGGGCGTGGCTCGGAAACCACTCAGGTGAGCCAGCTCTGTTCATCACCATGGCAGCCGGCCAGGCATCCACACCAGTCGCAACAAGTCGCTCTGCACTCTGTGTTTATGGGATGGCAGAGCTGGATGCCATGATGTGGCGAGCACAGGAAGCGTGTTACACGGAGGGTGGGCAGGGCAGCAGCGGACAGCAGGAAGCGTACATTGAGTACGCTGTATCATCGACGTGTCTCAAACTaccaaaggtaaaaaaaatcacat
The DNA window shown above is from Kryptolebias marmoratus isolate JLee-2015 unplaced genomic scaffold, ASM164957v2 Scaffold58, whole genome shotgun sequence and carries:
- the LOC108229077 gene encoding plexin-B1-like yields the protein MLASSISSSVVLLVLLVLLPPSSHPADPSMLWVKLEGSPLSHLLMDPGTGHLYVGGVDHLYQLTSDLEMISHVKTGPYLDSPDCLPPIVPQECHSATSTHNHNKLLLMEAGQGAEPGNLIVCGSLFQGICDKRSLSNISQIIYRTSNPVDTQYVAANDPRVSTVGLVITTRSKQEGGGAGSTLRLMLVGRGYTSKGPGDIPPITTRRLYPVTPPRRAFSQEEELGKLVVGSYSEYNNHFVKAVAHGDHIYFLFSRRDMWHKKEYRTYASRLCTSDRSFYSYMEVPLLCSGGYNLAQGAWLGNHSGEPALFITMAAGQASTPVATSRSALCVYGMAELDAMMWRAQEACYTEGGQGSSGQQEAYIEYAVSSTCLKLPKDSLSKYSCGGEHTPSPIASAVPLQATPTITLSTQLTAVTAATETGHTIAFLGDREGRLHKVLVRSDRSGDLYSRVIVDEGGAVSADLLLDESQQHVYVLTANKLSKVPVSSCERQKDCQSCLSIRDPYCGWCVLEGRCSRKHQCQRHLLGNHWIWSFEPTTQCATVQALQPANQSKVEQTQVTLSVVQLPALQDVESLSCVFGHLPPQPAVVMGTSVTCQSPAPELLPNLPTGSDHMVLPLSLMFGHVTVTTGNMTFYECGAVGRLNQTSQ